GGATTCCCTCCTATGTAATTAGTGGAATTGGGTTTTTAGGTGCTGGAACAATTATGGTCCATGGTGTAACCATTAGAGGTTTAACAACTGCAGCTTCTATTTGGACAGTTGCCGGGTTAGGTTTAATTATAGGAGCAGGAATGTATCCAGCTGCTATATTAACAACTATCGTAATTTTATTAAGCTTAGTGTTTTTAAATCGAATAGAATCTGTTGTTACTCGTAAGAGAAATAATAAATTTGTTAGGTTAAAAATAAGGAATGAGGTAAAAATCACAGAAATTTTATCCATCTTTGAAAGAATGGATATTTCTGTTCGTAAGATTAGAGTAGAGCGTGAGAGTGCAGAGGAAAGAGATGTAGTTATTGAGCTTGATGCTGAACAATCCCTATATAACAGCAAGATACTTGATGAATTAATGAACTTGAAAAATGTAGGTGTTGAATTTGAGCATCATTAGTCGTAAATTTGTATACTATAAACAAATATAGATAAAAAGCTGATTGGGTGGTGAATACTCAGGAATAGATGTACAATAAAACAGAATGTTAAATGGAGAGAGGAAGACTTATCATGCCTGATACAACTGGAGAAACTTTGCATTCTGGTAAAGAAAAAATATGGACAAAAGATTTTATCTTAATTTGTTTTTCTAACTTTTTTATTTTTTTAGGGTTCCAAATGACTTTACCTACTATTCCTTTATTTGTCGAACATTTGGGTGGGAATGATCAATTAATTGGTATGGTAGTAGGAATATTTACATTTTCAGCCCTTCTTTTACGACCATTTGCAGGACATGCATTGGAATCGAAAGGAAGAGGCTTCGTTTATTTAACTGGACTTATTATATTTGTTTTATCTGTTAGTTCCTTTGGATTTGCCATGGGCATTTGGCTTTTGCTTTTATTAAGGATCATTCAAGGGGTAGGCTGGGGATTCTCAACAACAGCAGCTGGAACAATTGCTACGGACCTTATTCCACCAAAAAGACGTGGAGAAGGCATGGGATACTATGGGCTTTCAGGGAACCTTGCTTTAGCTCTCGGTCCGACTCTCGGGCTAGCCTTAGCAGGTTTTTTGTCATTTCAATATCTTTTTATAATTTGTGGAGCCTTGGGACTAATAGCATTTTTGTTAGCTTCCAAAATTCGCTATAAGAAAGTAGAACAAAATCCTGAAAAGACGACTCCGCTTAAATTTGATATTTATGAAAAAAGCGCATTAAAGCCATCTTTTCTATTATTTTTCATTACAGTAACTTTTGGTGGGATAGCATCTTTCTTGCCACTTTATGCAGTTCAAAAGGATATTGCAGGAATTGAGTTGTATTTCTTGTTTTATGCTTTAGCGCTTATGTTATCACGTACTTTTGCTGGGAAGATCTATGATAGTAAAGGGCATCAAGCCATCTTCATCCCCGGTACAATTCTAATTCTTATTGCTATGCTTTTACTTTCGTGGTTACCTAATAGTTATATCCTGTATCTTGCAGCAATTGTTTATGGATTAGGATTTGGTACTATACAACCTGCGCTTCAAGCTTGGGCTATAGAACAGGCGCCACAAAACCGAAAAGGTATGGCTAACGCTACATTTTTTTCCTTTTTTGACTTAGGAGTAGGAGTAGGCGCCATTTTATTTGGCCAGATTGGACATTGGTTTGGGTATGGGACCATTTATTTAGCAGGTGCATTATCAGTATCCTTGGCTATAATTTTCTATATTTATTTCCTTTTAAAAGATCGTGTTATCTCTAAATCAGTGTAGGACAAAAAAGAAGTTGGAAGCATTTTAACGGGTTCCGTTTAGGTGATCTCGCTTAAAAACACAAACGCATTCTCGTTTTTTTCGATATTACTAAGAAAAGCACTTGTTTCTG
The Bacillaceae bacterium S4-13-56 genome window above contains:
- a CDS encoding MFS transporter, giving the protein MPDTTGETLHSGKEKIWTKDFILICFSNFFIFLGFQMTLPTIPLFVEHLGGNDQLIGMVVGIFTFSALLLRPFAGHALESKGRGFVYLTGLIIFVLSVSSFGFAMGIWLLLLLRIIQGVGWGFSTTAAGTIATDLIPPKRRGEGMGYYGLSGNLALALGPTLGLALAGFLSFQYLFIICGALGLIAFLLASKIRYKKVEQNPEKTTPLKFDIYEKSALKPSFLLFFITVTFGGIASFLPLYAVQKDIAGIELYFLFYALALMLSRTFAGKIYDSKGHQAIFIPGTILILIAMLLLSWLPNSYILYLAAIVYGLGFGTIQPALQAWAIEQAPQNRKGMANATFFSFFDLGVGVGAILFGQIGHWFGYGTIYLAGALSVSLAIIFYIYFLLKDRVISKSV
- a CDS encoding MgtC/SapB family protein, with translation MNISYFINDDFWIMAIRIIIAALLGGIIGFERELNNHDAGLRTHILVAVGSCLMMLLSLFGFSPYLNDHENIRFDPARIPSYVISGIGFLGAGTIMVHGVTIRGLTTAASIWTVAGLGLIIGAGMYPAAILTTIVILLSLVFLNRIESVVTRKRNNKFVRLKIRNEVKITEILSIFERMDISVRKIRVERESAEERDVVIELDAEQSLYNSKILDELMNLKNVGVEFEHH